The Methylocystis bryophila genome contains the following window.
GGCGAGATGCGCGCCTCGACGCCGCAACCCGTCCCGCAATAAGGGCAGGTCGTCTGCACGACCCGCGAGGAGACGTTCATGGCGTCACCGCCTGATGCATTTCGAGATAGACGCGACCCTTCTCGACCTTCACCGCAAAGCGGCGCGCGCAGCCAGTGTCGGGGCCGGTCGCCGCGCCGCTCTCGAGGTCGATGATCCAATTGTGCAAGGGGCAGGCGACTTTGCGGCCGTGCACGATGCCCTCGCTCAGA
Protein-coding sequences here:
- the nirD gene encoding nitrite reductase small subunit NirD, whose amino-acid sequence is MNAISPHWFDIGPIERIPPRGARIVKTPRRDIAVFRTASDEVFALENRCPHRGGPLSEGIVHGRKVACPLHNWIIDLESGAATGPDTGCARRFAVKVEKGRVYLEMHQAVTP